A single region of the Gracilibacillus caseinilyticus genome encodes:
- a CDS encoding 8-oxo-dGTP diphosphatase — MSNSINYKMWTVCMIQKEDKVLLLDRQHDNFKGFIPPGGKVEFPESIVESAIREVKEETGLEVSNLIFKGLYEYVNPVAMDRYMIFNYITKDFIGELIEDGPEGKAAWVNIEEAYDLPMQESIRRRFPLFFEDGTFEIQVKWNHAENKEGKVTIKNT; from the coding sequence ATGAGTAATTCTATAAATTATAAAATGTGGACTGTCTGCATGATTCAAAAAGAAGACAAGGTTTTACTACTTGATAGACAACACGATAATTTCAAAGGATTTATTCCACCTGGGGGCAAAGTTGAATTTCCTGAAAGTATAGTAGAAAGTGCAATCAGAGAAGTAAAAGAAGAAACTGGATTAGAAGTAAGCAACCTTATTTTTAAGGGTCTTTATGAATATGTAAATCCAGTTGCTATGGATAGATACATGATTTTTAATTACATTACAAAGGATTTCATAGGAGAACTCATTGAAGATGGACCAGAAGGAAAGGCAGCTTGGGTAAATATAGAGGAAGCATATGACTTACCAATGCAGGAATCAATCAGAAGAAGATTCCCTTTGTTCTTTGAAGATGGAACATTCGAAATACAAGTTAAATGGAATCATGCAGAAAATAAAGAAGGAAAAGTTACTATAAAGAATACATAA
- a CDS encoding NUDIX domain-containing protein: MKQPFHHLARGVLAKENKVLVAHALGQKNTFLPGGHIEFGESAMDALIREVREELGVNL; encoded by the coding sequence ATGAAACAACCATTTCATCATTTAGCTCGAGGGGTATTGGCCAAAGAAAATAAAGTATTGGTTGCACACGCTTTAGGTCAGAAAAACACCTTTTTACCGGGTGGTCACATTGAATTTGGAGAAAGTGCTATGGATGCACTAATTAGAGAAGTTAGGGAAGAGCTTGGAGTTAATTT